A window from Mycobacterium saskatchewanense encodes these proteins:
- a CDS encoding Acg family FMN-binding oxidoreductase: MQTTVETRVLQKVVHLACRAPSVHNSQPWRWVFEGGVLHLFVDRHRTVPGTDRLGRETILSCGVVLDHLRVAMLAAGWDSVITRFPDPHDPDHVASIEFRPTAGVTGAQRDRARAILQRRTDRLPLGRPTYWDLFEPVLREAFSDGPVALDVLSDDVRPLLAKASQLTEIIRGDDASYHAELEWWTSPFALADGVPPSALVSDKERHRVDVGREFPVRGHQDRRPAVKADWSKILVLSTPDDTRTDLLRCGEALSALLLECTTAFIATCTLTHLIEVDESRDIVRSLLDERGQPQVLVRAGIAPATERPPAPTPRRPLRDVLEIR, from the coding sequence ATGCAGACGACGGTGGAGACCCGAGTGCTGCAGAAGGTGGTGCACCTGGCTTGCCGGGCCCCGTCGGTGCACAACAGCCAGCCGTGGCGGTGGGTCTTCGAGGGTGGGGTTCTGCACCTCTTCGTCGATCGTCATCGCACGGTGCCGGGCACGGACAGGTTGGGACGGGAAACGATCCTCAGTTGCGGCGTCGTGCTGGACCACCTTCGCGTCGCCATGCTTGCCGCCGGATGGGATTCGGTGATCACCCGGTTTCCCGACCCGCATGACCCGGACCACGTGGCATCGATCGAGTTCCGGCCCACGGCTGGTGTGACCGGCGCCCAGCGCGACCGCGCTCGGGCGATTCTGCAGCGCAGGACCGACCGCCTGCCACTGGGACGGCCCACCTACTGGGACCTGTTCGAGCCCGTCCTGCGCGAAGCCTTCAGCGACGGCCCGGTGGCATTGGACGTGCTCTCCGACGACGTGCGGCCGCTGCTGGCCAAGGCCTCCCAACTGACCGAGATAATTCGCGGCGACGACGCCTCTTATCACGCCGAACTCGAGTGGTGGACCTCACCTTTCGCCCTGGCCGACGGCGTGCCGCCGAGCGCGCTCGTATCCGACAAGGAACGCCACCGGGTCGACGTGGGGCGCGAGTTCCCGGTCCGGGGTCACCAGGATCGGCGGCCCGCGGTCAAGGCGGACTGGTCGAAGATCCTCGTCCTGTCCACCCCGGACGACACCCGGACAGACCTGTTGCGGTGCGGCGAGGCACTGTCCGCGTTGTTGCTCGAGTGCACGACGGCATTCATAGCGACCTGCACCCTGACCCATCTGATCGAGGTGGACGAGAGCCGGGACATCGTGCGCAGCCTGCTCGACGAACGCGGGCAGCCGCAGGTGCTGGTCCGCGCCGGAATAGCGCCGGCGACGGAACGCCCGCCGGCGCCGACCCCGCGGCGTCCGCTGCGCGATGTCCTCGAGATTCGCTAG
- a CDS encoding NADH-quinone oxidoreductase subunit B family protein, translating into MTPSLAVWKFASCDGCQLTLLDCEDELLTLADQVRIATFAEASSAMVGGPYDVSLVEGSVTTRHDEQRIREIREQSKVLVTIGACATAGGVQALRNFADVDEFVSVVYARPEYIDTLATSTPASAHVKVDYQVPGCPIDRGQLLDTLAALLIGRKPRLPAKTVCTECKMRGVTCVLVADGTPCLGPVTHAGCGALCPSHRRGCYGCFGPSAAPRTATLIPLLRRGGMSDGGVDRVFSTFNVAAFAQERSGEGETR; encoded by the coding sequence ATGACCCCCAGCCTGGCCGTGTGGAAGTTCGCCTCGTGCGACGGGTGCCAGCTCACCCTGCTCGACTGCGAGGACGAGCTGCTCACGCTGGCCGACCAGGTGCGGATCGCCACCTTCGCCGAGGCGTCCAGCGCGATGGTCGGCGGTCCCTATGACGTGTCGCTGGTCGAGGGCTCCGTCACCACCCGCCACGACGAGCAGCGCATCCGCGAAATCCGGGAACAGTCCAAGGTTTTGGTGACCATCGGGGCGTGCGCGACGGCCGGGGGAGTGCAGGCGCTGCGCAACTTCGCCGACGTCGACGAGTTCGTCTCCGTCGTCTACGCCCGACCGGAATACATCGACACCCTGGCGACGTCCACGCCCGCCTCGGCGCACGTCAAGGTCGATTACCAGGTTCCGGGCTGCCCCATCGACCGCGGTCAGCTGCTCGACACCCTGGCGGCGCTGCTGATCGGGCGCAAACCGCGGCTGCCGGCCAAGACGGTGTGCACCGAGTGCAAGATGCGGGGCGTGACCTGCGTCCTGGTGGCCGACGGCACGCCGTGCCTGGGCCCGGTCACCCACGCCGGGTGTGGGGCATTGTGCCCCAGTCATCGTCGCGGCTGCTACGGGTGTTTCGGACCGTCCGCGGCGCCGCGCACCGCGACGCTGATCCCGCTGCTGCGCCGCGGCGGGATGTCCGACGGCGGCGTCGACCGGGTGTTCTCCACCTTCAACGTCGCGGCGTTCGCGCAGGAGCGCAGCGGCGAGGGGGAAACGCGGTGA
- a CDS encoding hydrogenase maturation protease has protein sequence MTGPVVVVGLGNDHRRDDGVGPAVAAALDSLDLPGVVVVTGIADPLSLLEAWTGAGLAIVIDAAVASPPRPGRVRRCTLADLTAENVGLSSHGVDVAHTHGLGAALGRLPDDLVVLAVEVADTGHGTGLTPPVARAVPEAVRLARREIDVALEGRRNAGI, from the coding sequence GTGACCGGCCCGGTCGTTGTGGTCGGGCTGGGCAACGACCATCGGCGCGACGACGGCGTGGGACCGGCCGTCGCCGCGGCGCTCGACTCCCTCGACCTGCCCGGTGTCGTCGTGGTGACGGGGATCGCTGATCCGTTGAGCCTCCTGGAGGCGTGGACCGGTGCCGGGTTGGCCATCGTGATCGACGCCGCCGTCGCCTCCCCGCCGAGGCCCGGACGCGTACGCCGCTGCACCCTCGCCGACCTGACCGCCGAGAACGTCGGTTTGAGTTCCCACGGTGTCGACGTCGCACACACCCACGGGCTCGGCGCGGCGCTGGGGCGGCTGCCCGACGACCTCGTGGTGCTGGCCGTCGAGGTGGCCGACACGGGGCATGGCACCGGGTTGACGCCGCCGGTCGCGCGGGCCGTGCCGGAAGCGGTTCGCCTGGCCCGGCGGGAGATCGACGTCGCCCTCGAGGGCCGCCGGAACGCGGGCATTTAG
- a CDS encoding bifunctional lysylphosphatidylglycerol flippase/synthetase MprF, with protein sequence MNANRRGGAVAARGRERVLVRGDAPMIRFASVFLLLCVLGWLTVLVARQHLGYDQVAPGRFGWSVALLAAVGLIARGIFLGRPVTIGHAVIAAATLGAGVFAHFLAFPLVGNVLVAAGGLALMSPTTARPQPELLERVWALVDATRSDALAPFAMHSSKSYHFNADNTAAIAYRTRLGFAVVSGDPIGDTSRFDELAADFVRMCRGRGWQIIVLAGGERHLRLWRKETVGQPMLAVPIGRDVVVNVRHFTLKGRRYRNLRQAVQRTHNCGVTTEIVDEQRLGDALTAELTEVLYAAHRAARTERGFCMNLDGALQGRFPGVRLAIARDRSGRVVAFHRYATAGQGSEVSLDVPFRRPEAPNGVDERLTVDMITNAKDLGAERVSLAFAAFPEIFEAADPGLPQRVALRLIHLLDPLIRLESLYRYLRKFHALSDRRYVVLCAHHIPAALMVLLSLEFVPRPRHLRPIS encoded by the coding sequence ATGAATGCCAACCGGCGCGGCGGCGCCGTCGCAGCGCGGGGCCGCGAGCGCGTCCTGGTCCGCGGCGACGCCCCGATGATCCGCTTCGCCAGCGTGTTCCTGCTGCTGTGCGTGCTGGGCTGGCTGACGGTCCTCGTCGCGCGCCAGCACCTCGGATACGACCAGGTGGCGCCCGGCCGGTTCGGTTGGTCGGTGGCCTTGCTCGCCGCGGTGGGTCTCATCGCGCGGGGCATCTTCCTGGGCCGTCCGGTGACCATCGGGCACGCCGTGATCGCGGCCGCCACGCTGGGCGCCGGGGTGTTCGCCCATTTCCTGGCTTTCCCGTTGGTCGGCAACGTGCTGGTCGCGGCCGGTGGGCTCGCGCTCATGTCACCCACCACGGCGCGGCCGCAGCCCGAGCTGCTCGAGCGGGTGTGGGCGCTGGTCGACGCCACCCGATCCGATGCGCTGGCGCCGTTTGCCATGCATTCGAGCAAGAGCTACCACTTCAACGCCGACAACACCGCGGCGATCGCCTACCGCACCCGGCTGGGGTTCGCCGTCGTCAGCGGTGACCCGATCGGCGATACGTCCCGCTTCGACGAGCTGGCCGCCGATTTCGTCCGGATGTGCCGCGGCCGGGGCTGGCAGATCATCGTGCTGGCCGGCGGTGAGCGCCACTTGCGGTTGTGGCGCAAGGAGACGGTGGGGCAGCCGATGCTGGCCGTGCCGATCGGGCGCGACGTCGTGGTCAATGTCCGCCACTTCACGCTGAAGGGCCGCCGCTATCGCAACCTGCGCCAGGCGGTGCAGCGCACCCATAACTGCGGGGTGACAACGGAAATCGTCGACGAGCAGCGCCTCGGCGACGCGCTGACCGCCGAGCTGACCGAGGTGCTGTACGCCGCCCACCGCGCCGCCCGCACCGAGCGCGGCTTCTGCATGAACCTCGACGGGGCCCTGCAGGGCCGCTTCCCCGGCGTCAGGCTGGCCATCGCCCGCGACCGGTCCGGGCGGGTGGTCGCCTTTCACCGGTACGCGACCGCGGGCCAGGGTTCCGAGGTCAGCCTCGACGTGCCGTTCCGCCGCCCAGAGGCCCCCAACGGCGTCGACGAGCGGCTCACCGTCGATATGATAACGAACGCGAAAGACCTTGGTGCGGAGCGCGTTTCGCTGGCCTTCGCGGCGTTCCCGGAGATTTTTGAGGCCGCGGACCCCGGCCTGCCGCAGCGGGTCGCGCTGCGGCTGATCCACCTGCTCGACCCGCTGATCCGGCTCGAGTCGCTGTACCGGTACCTGCGCAAGTTCCACGCATTGTCGGACCGGCGATACGTGGTGTTGTGCGCCCACCACATCCCGGCGGCGCTCATGGTGCTGCTGTCGCTGGAGTTCGTCCCGCGCCCACGCCACCTGCGGCCGATCAGCTAG
- a CDS encoding FAD/NAD(P)-binding protein has product MTETIGVAPPPSAMAPVPYRVRSRVVESPDSATLCLEPLRHVLRTPQPGEFMMLYAFGVGEAAISISGDPTVTDGSITHTVRAVGAVSRALHDAAPGAIIGVRGPFGTTWGLDEAAGRDLVMVAGGVGLCPLRPAVLGALAQRSRYGKLTLIVGARSRSDFVFAAQLEKWADDPQIELHVTVDVPVQGWRGEVGLVTEPLRRLALDPGRTTAFLCGPEPMLRFAAEALVAKGVAAQDVRVSLERNMQCGIGLCGHCQLGPLLVCRDGPVVGYDVAGPLLRVKEL; this is encoded by the coding sequence ATGACTGAGACGATCGGCGTCGCGCCGCCACCGTCGGCCATGGCGCCCGTCCCGTACCGGGTCCGCAGCCGCGTCGTGGAGAGTCCCGATTCGGCGACGCTGTGCCTCGAGCCGCTCCGCCACGTCCTGCGGACGCCGCAACCGGGGGAGTTCATGATGCTCTACGCCTTCGGCGTGGGAGAGGCGGCGATCTCGATCAGCGGCGACCCCACCGTCACCGACGGATCGATCACCCACACCGTGCGCGCGGTCGGGGCGGTGAGCCGAGCGCTGCACGACGCGGCACCGGGCGCGATCATCGGCGTCCGCGGCCCCTTCGGCACCACCTGGGGACTGGACGAGGCCGCTGGGCGGGACCTGGTCATGGTCGCCGGCGGCGTGGGCCTGTGCCCGCTGCGGCCGGCGGTGTTGGGTGCGCTGGCCCAGCGCTCCCGCTACGGCAAGCTGACGCTGATTGTGGGCGCCCGCTCGCGGTCGGACTTCGTGTTCGCCGCCCAGCTCGAGAAGTGGGCCGACGACCCGCAGATCGAGCTGCACGTCACCGTCGACGTCCCGGTGCAAGGCTGGCGCGGCGAAGTCGGGCTGGTCACCGAGCCGCTGCGCCGGCTCGCGCTGGACCCGGGACGCACCACCGCGTTCCTGTGCGGGCCGGAGCCGATGCTGCGGTTCGCCGCCGAGGCGCTGGTCGCCAAAGGCGTTGCCGCGCAAGACGTGCGCGTGTCTCTGGAGCGCAACATGCAATGCGGGATCGGGCTGTGCGGCCATTGCCAGCTGGGTCCGCTGCTGGTGTGTCGCGACGGCCCGGTCGTCGGCTACGACGTCGCCGGGCCGCTACTGCGAGTCAAGGAGCTGTGA
- a CDS encoding pyridoxamine 5'-phosphate oxidase family protein: MSIIDDGINILPVSECWDLISGVTLGRLVTSVDGHPEIFPVNYAVQRRTVLFRTAEGTKLVSTAINNHVLFEVDDHNVAEGWSVIIKGTARSLHTFEELEDAERAQVLPWTSTEKSHFVRIIPETVTGRRFRFGVPQEQ, translated from the coding sequence ATGTCGATAATCGATGACGGAATCAATATCCTGCCGGTGAGCGAATGCTGGGACTTGATCTCGGGGGTGACGTTGGGACGGCTGGTCACCAGCGTCGACGGTCATCCCGAGATATTCCCGGTCAACTACGCCGTCCAGCGACGCACCGTGCTGTTCCGCACGGCGGAGGGCACCAAGCTGGTCAGCACCGCGATCAACAATCACGTGCTGTTCGAGGTCGACGACCACAACGTCGCGGAGGGCTGGAGCGTGATCATCAAGGGCACCGCCCGTTCGCTGCATACCTTCGAGGAGCTCGAGGACGCCGAACGCGCCCAGGTTCTGCCCTGGACCTCGACGGAGAAGTCCCACTTCGTGCGGATCATCCCAGAGACGGTCACGGGCCGGCGGTTCCGATTCGGCGTGCCGCAAGAGCAGTAA
- a CDS encoding Ni/Fe hydrogenase subunit alpha produces the protein MTQGTRTLSVGTLTRVEGEGALHVTLKDGALDSVELNIYEPPRFFEAFLRGRAHFEPPDLTARVCGICPVAYQLSACNAIESACGVEVDPELVALRRLLYCGEWIHSHMLHIYLLHAPDFLGYPDVIALARDEREVVERGLRLKKAGNRLMDFVGGRAIHPVNVRLGGFYSVPTRSQFAPVAEQLRRALDDAVATVEWVASFDFPDLELDHEMFALRQDGRYPIENGVIARSAGPEFAVSEFLAHVREAQVPHSTALHATLDGGRYLTGPLARYCLNSASLSPIAAQAAAAAGLSSECRNPFRSIIVRAVEVVYAIEEALRIIDAYDRPVRPFVEVPARAGVGHGVSEAPRGLLYHRYEIDPDGLVTAATLIPPTSQNQAAIEADLARLVSENLSLDDGALTDLCERVIRSYDPCISCSAHFLTLTVDRG, from the coding sequence GTGACGCAGGGCACGCGAACGCTGAGCGTCGGCACCCTCACCCGCGTCGAAGGTGAAGGGGCGCTTCACGTCACGCTCAAGGACGGCGCGCTGGACAGCGTCGAGCTGAACATCTACGAGCCGCCACGGTTTTTCGAGGCTTTTCTGCGCGGGCGCGCCCACTTCGAGCCGCCGGACCTCACGGCCCGGGTGTGCGGGATCTGTCCCGTCGCCTACCAGCTCAGCGCCTGCAACGCGATCGAAAGTGCCTGCGGCGTCGAGGTGGACCCGGAGCTCGTCGCGCTGCGCCGGTTGCTGTACTGCGGCGAGTGGATTCACAGCCACATGTTGCACATCTACCTGCTGCACGCTCCGGATTTCCTCGGCTACCCCGACGTGATCGCGCTGGCCCGCGACGAGCGCGAGGTCGTCGAGCGCGGGCTGCGGTTGAAGAAGGCGGGCAACCGGCTGATGGACTTCGTCGGCGGGCGGGCGATCCACCCGGTCAACGTGCGACTCGGTGGCTTCTACTCGGTGCCCACGCGTTCGCAATTCGCGCCGGTCGCAGAGCAATTGCGCCGCGCCCTCGACGACGCGGTGGCGACGGTCGAGTGGGTGGCCAGTTTCGACTTCCCCGACCTCGAGCTCGACCACGAGATGTTCGCGCTGCGCCAGGACGGCCGGTACCCGATCGAAAACGGCGTCATCGCCCGCAGCGCCGGGCCGGAGTTCGCCGTGTCCGAATTCCTCGCGCACGTGCGGGAGGCGCAGGTGCCCCATTCCACCGCGCTGCACGCGACCCTCGACGGCGGCCGCTACCTCACCGGGCCGTTGGCCCGCTACTGCCTCAACTCCGCGTCCCTCTCGCCGATCGCGGCACAGGCGGCCGCCGCGGCCGGGCTCTCAAGCGAATGCCGAAACCCGTTTCGCAGCATCATCGTTCGTGCGGTCGAGGTGGTGTACGCGATCGAGGAGGCGCTGCGCATCATCGACGCGTACGACCGGCCGGTGCGGCCCTTCGTCGAGGTGCCGGCCCGCGCGGGTGTCGGGCACGGCGTCAGCGAGGCGCCCCGGGGCCTGCTGTATCACCGCTACGAAATCGACCCGGACGGGCTGGTGACGGCGGCGACGCTCATCCCGCCGACGTCGCAGAACCAGGCGGCCATCGAGGCCGACCTGGCCCGTCTGGTGTCCGAGAACCTCTCGCTCGACGACGGCGCACTGACCGACCTGTGCGAGCGCGTGATCCGCAGTTACGATCCGTGCATCTCCTGCTCGGCGCATTTCCTCACGCTGACCGTGGACCGGGGGTGA
- a CDS encoding dihydrolipoamide acetyltransferase family protein: protein MIEFTMPALGSDMDEGTLNEWLVKPGDKVARGQIVAVVETTKAAVEVECWQEGTVGELLVPVGETVQVGTPLAILLAPGERAEKRRPRAAARAAAKAPAAPAPSAPVGRPGTPTAPGHRRWVSPAARRLAQSLSVDLGAVTGTGPQGAVTINDVEHAAAVREPAKPATTAATRSGADRAAQMRKSIAAAMSRSKREIPHYYLTDEIVLEKSLTWLTARNAQRSIDERVLPAVLLLKAVGLAAQRFGEFNGFWREDGFEPATGVHVGVGISLRGGGLVAPAIHDVPDKKLDELMDDLTNLVARARSFSLRSSEMSDPTITVTNLGDKGVDAVFGVIYPPQVGIVGFGQPAQRVRVIDNGIRIVPTVHATLAADHRASDGHRGALFLGAINELLQQPDLLEK, encoded by the coding sequence ATGATCGAATTCACCATGCCCGCACTCGGTTCCGACATGGACGAGGGCACCCTGAACGAATGGCTGGTCAAGCCGGGCGACAAGGTTGCGCGCGGCCAGATCGTGGCCGTCGTCGAGACCACCAAGGCCGCCGTCGAGGTCGAATGCTGGCAGGAGGGCACGGTCGGCGAGCTACTCGTTCCGGTCGGTGAAACCGTCCAGGTCGGAACGCCGTTGGCCATCCTGCTGGCACCCGGCGAGCGCGCCGAGAAGCGGCGGCCCCGGGCGGCGGCGCGCGCCGCCGCGAAGGCACCCGCTGCGCCGGCGCCGTCCGCACCCGTCGGCCGCCCGGGTACCCCCACCGCGCCCGGGCATCGCCGCTGGGTCTCGCCGGCGGCACGCCGCCTGGCGCAGAGCCTGAGCGTCGATCTCGGCGCCGTGACAGGCACGGGTCCGCAGGGGGCCGTCACCATCAACGACGTCGAGCACGCCGCCGCCGTCCGGGAACCGGCCAAGCCGGCGACCACTGCGGCGACCAGATCGGGCGCCGATCGAGCGGCGCAGATGCGCAAGTCGATCGCCGCCGCCATGAGCCGGTCCAAGCGGGAGATACCGCACTACTACCTCACTGACGAGATCGTGCTGGAGAAATCGCTGACCTGGCTGACCGCGCGAAATGCCCAGCGCTCCATCGATGAACGGGTCCTGCCGGCGGTTCTGCTGCTCAAGGCCGTCGGTCTCGCCGCGCAGCGATTTGGCGAATTCAACGGATTTTGGCGGGAAGACGGGTTCGAGCCCGCGACCGGCGTGCACGTCGGCGTCGGGATCTCGCTGCGCGGAGGCGGCCTCGTGGCGCCGGCCATCCACGATGTGCCGGACAAGAAGCTCGACGAGTTGATGGACGACCTCACCAATCTCGTCGCGCGGGCGCGCTCCTTCTCGCTGCGGAGTTCGGAGATGTCGGACCCGACTATCACCGTCACCAACCTGGGCGACAAGGGCGTCGACGCGGTCTTCGGGGTGATCTACCCGCCGCAGGTCGGCATCGTCGGGTTCGGCCAGCCGGCCCAGCGCGTCCGGGTCATCGACAACGGCATCCGGATCGTCCCGACCGTGCACGCCACCCTGGCCGCCGACCACCGGGCCAGCGACGGACACCGCGGCGCGCTCTTCCTCGGCGCCATCAACGAGTTGCTGCAACAGCCCGACCTCTTGGAGAAGTGA
- a CDS encoding alpha-ketoacid dehydrogenase subunit beta, with protein sequence MKTTYRTAVHDGLRDALRDDPRVLLMGEDVGRYGGTYAASKGLLEDFGPDRVRDTPLSELGFVGIGIGAALGGLRPIVEVMTVNFSLLALDQIVNTAAALRHMSGGQFSVPVVVRMATGAGRQLAAQHSHSLEPWYAHIPGIKVVAPATVEDAYGMLGPALADPDPVLIFEHVQLYNTSADVEALAPTDISRAAVRRSGTDATIIAYGGSLWKALDAANELSLAGIDCEVIDLRVLRPLDDDTVLGSVRKTHRAVVIDEAWRSGSLAAEVSARVMEGAFYDLDAPVARVCSAEVPMPYAKHLEQAALPQTAAIVAAVHGLFGDPS encoded by the coding sequence ATGAAGACCACCTACCGGACCGCCGTGCACGACGGGTTGCGCGATGCCCTGCGCGACGACCCGCGCGTCCTGCTGATGGGTGAAGACGTCGGCCGGTACGGCGGGACCTATGCCGCATCCAAGGGCCTGCTGGAGGACTTCGGTCCCGATCGGGTTCGCGACACCCCGCTGTCGGAGCTGGGCTTCGTCGGCATCGGGATCGGCGCGGCCCTGGGCGGGTTGCGGCCGATCGTCGAGGTCATGACGGTGAACTTCAGCCTGCTCGCGCTCGATCAGATCGTCAATACCGCTGCGGCCCTTCGCCACATGTCCGGCGGGCAATTCTCCGTCCCCGTCGTCGTGCGGATGGCGACCGGCGCGGGCCGCCAGCTCGCCGCCCAGCACTCGCACAGCCTGGAGCCGTGGTACGCCCACATCCCCGGCATCAAGGTGGTCGCCCCGGCCACCGTCGAAGACGCGTACGGCATGCTGGGCCCCGCCCTGGCGGACCCCGACCCGGTGCTGATCTTCGAGCACGTCCAGCTCTACAACACCTCCGCCGACGTCGAGGCCCTCGCCCCCACCGACATCTCGCGGGCGGCGGTCCGGCGCAGCGGCACCGACGCGACGATCATCGCTTACGGCGGATCGCTCTGGAAGGCCCTCGACGCGGCCAACGAGCTGTCGCTGGCCGGAATCGACTGCGAAGTCATCGATTTGCGGGTACTACGCCCGCTCGACGACGACACCGTCCTCGGGTCCGTCCGCAAAACCCACCGCGCCGTGGTCATCGACGAGGCGTGGCGCAGCGGGAGCCTGGCCGCGGAGGTCAGCGCGCGGGTGATGGAGGGCGCCTTCTACGACCTGGACGCGCCGGTGGCCCGGGTGTGCAGCGCCGAGGTCCCCATGCCTTATGCGAAGCATCTGGAGCAGGCCGCCCTGCCCCAGACCGCGGCCATCGTCGCCGCCGTGCACGGGTTGTTCGGTGACCCGTCATGA
- a CDS encoding acyl carrier protein, whose translation MTTTNEDTRSVVLSVLTSIAPEVEPDDISDDVLLRDQVDLDSMDWLSFLRGIHKRLNVDIPEADYASLRTLADVVGYVDKNASRPGE comes from the coding sequence ATGACGACGACGAATGAAGACACCCGGTCGGTGGTGCTGTCCGTTTTGACCAGCATCGCACCGGAAGTCGAGCCCGATGACATCAGCGATGACGTGCTGCTGCGCGACCAGGTCGACCTCGATTCCATGGACTGGCTCAGCTTTCTGCGCGGCATCCACAAGCGGTTGAACGTCGACATTCCCGAGGCGGACTACGCCTCGCTGCGGACCCTGGCCGATGTCGTCGGCTACGTGGACAAGAACGCGTCCCGGCCCGGCGAGTGA
- the pdhA gene encoding pyruvate dehydrogenase (acetyl-transferring) E1 component subunit alpha, with product MTDTKLAHELLSDMIRVRRMEEKCAELYSAAKIRGFLHLYVGEEAVAAGSLRALADDDAVVATYREHAHALLRGIPMTSIMAEMFGKQEGCSRGRGGSMHLFDASKRFYGGNAIVAGGLPLAVGIALADAMLRQKRVTACYFGDGAVAEGAFHESLNMAALWHLPVLFCCENNLYAMGTALDRAQSQTDLTVKAASYRVPTLAVDGMDVEACHAAAQEGVDHVRDTGGPFFIEFRTYRFRAHSMFDPELYRDKDEVERWRERDPIRSFTERSLANGTLSESDVSQIEDAAAAEIEAAVAFAEAGTWEDAADLERDVLTPAAEVTR from the coding sequence GTGACCGACACGAAACTGGCCCACGAGCTGTTGTCCGACATGATCCGCGTCCGCCGCATGGAAGAGAAGTGCGCGGAGCTCTACAGCGCGGCCAAGATCCGCGGATTCCTGCACCTCTATGTCGGTGAAGAGGCCGTCGCCGCCGGGTCGCTGCGAGCGCTCGCCGACGACGACGCGGTGGTCGCGACCTACCGTGAGCACGCCCATGCGCTGCTGCGGGGCATCCCGATGACGTCGATCATGGCTGAGATGTTCGGCAAGCAGGAGGGGTGCTCGCGCGGCCGCGGCGGGTCGATGCACCTGTTCGACGCGTCCAAGCGGTTCTACGGGGGCAACGCGATCGTCGCCGGCGGCCTGCCGCTGGCGGTCGGCATCGCGCTGGCCGACGCCATGCTGCGGCAAAAGCGGGTCACCGCCTGCTACTTCGGCGACGGGGCGGTCGCCGAGGGCGCGTTTCACGAGTCGTTGAACATGGCCGCGCTATGGCACCTGCCGGTGTTGTTCTGCTGCGAGAACAACCTTTACGCGATGGGCACCGCGCTGGACCGCGCACAGTCGCAGACCGATCTCACCGTCAAGGCGGCGTCGTACCGCGTCCCGACCCTGGCCGTCGACGGCATGGACGTCGAGGCCTGCCACGCCGCCGCGCAAGAGGGCGTCGACCACGTCCGGGACACCGGCGGACCGTTCTTCATCGAGTTCCGCACCTATCGGTTCCGCGCGCACTCGATGTTCGACCCGGAGCTGTACCGCGACAAGGACGAGGTGGAACGGTGGCGCGAGCGCGACCCCATCCGATCCTTCACCGAGCGCAGCCTGGCCAACGGCACGCTCTCGGAGTCCGACGTGAGCCAGATCGAGGACGCCGCCGCGGCCGAAATCGAGGCGGCGGTGGCGTTCGCCGAGGCCGGAACGTGGGAGGACGCCGCGGACCTCGAGCGGGACGTGCTGACACCCGCGGCGGAGGTGACGCGATGA